In Mus caroli chromosome 9, CAROLI_EIJ_v1.1, whole genome shotgun sequence, a single window of DNA contains:
- the Minar1 gene encoding major intrinsically disordered Notch2-binding receptor 1, with protein sequence MEANQEASLFLVKILEELDSKQNTVSYQDLCKSLCAQFDLSQLAKLRSVLFYTACLDPNFPATLFKDKMKCSVNNQQSKKIMVAADIVTIFNLIQMNGGTAKEKLPTSCHKVRKKEASFESCRSDTEVCSPTVCEPLNCELSERPFSRGYPTRQSSKCRKMDCKECPQFVPASEPNFLLGVSKEVKNRAASLDRLQALSPYSVASPQPCEMQRTYFPMNIENEPMSDQDSLPISQGIKETFISSEEPFVVQSCVQKRNIFKEDFHNLMTVSPSLVGTTNKAEEDHGEPQSQKELHKPPFFNHSFEMPYHSQYLNPVYSPIPDKRRAKHESLDDLQASTYFGPTPVMGTQDTRRCPGRSSKQTPWPAKSWSLNTEEVPDFERSFFNRNPSEEKLRYPNSGSQTPNFSGPDRHSVYLVPKDQQKVLPAGYAVKPNGLKSKEISSPVDLEKHEAVKKFKDKSISCTSGQHSSDTSSVGTQTEQHVLDPPKCKDLCTSGQAKYSDRHAMKQSDDDSEIVSDDISDIFRFLDDMSISGSTGVIQSSCYNSTGSLSQLHKSDCDSSPEHHLAKITNGVSSGKGDKCNRPENVHHSEEELKSSVCKLVLRIGEIERKLESLSGVREEISQVLGKLNKLDQKIQQPEKVNVQIDLNSLTSEAPSDDSASPRVFRAHSGSHGPKLENSPDWCCSDASGSNSESLRVKALKKSLFTRPSSRSLTEENSATESKIASISNSPRDWRTITYTNRMSLNEEEIKDAGPANNKDWHRKSKEADRQYXIPPQHRLTKQPKDGFLVEQVFSPHPYPTSLKGHMKSNPLYTDMRLTELAEVKRGQPSWTIEEYARNSGDKGKLTALDLQTQESLNPNNLEYWMEDIYTPGYDSLLKRKEAEFRRAKVCKIAALITAAACTVILVIVVPICTMKS encoded by the exons ATGGAGGCCAATCAGGAAGCTTCCCTCTTTTTGGTGAAGATCTTAGAAGAACTGGACAGTAAACAAAATACCGTTTCCTATCAAGACCTGTGCAAGTCACTCTGTGCCCAGTTTGATCTGTCTCAGCTTGCCAAACTGAGAAGTGTGCTTTTCTATACAGCATGCCTCGATCCCAACTTTCCCGCAACTTTATTCAAAGACAAGATGAAATGCTCTGTAAATAatcagcagtcaaagaaaatcaTGGTGGCAGCAGATATCGTAACAATCTTCAACCTGATCCAGATGAATGGGGGCACTGCCAAGGAGAAGCTGCCCACAAGTTGCCACAAGGTGCGCAAGAAGGAAGCATCCTTTGAGTCTTGCCGGTCCGACACCGAGGTGTGTAGCCCGACAGTTTGTGAGcctctgaactgtgagctgaGTGAGAGACCCTTCAGCCGAGGCTACCCCACCAGGCAGTCATCCAAATGCCGGAAGATGGACTGTAAGGAATGCCCACAGTTTGTCCCTGCCTCTGAGCCCAACTTCCTGTTGGGTGTTAGCAAAGAGGTGAAAAATCGGGCAGCNTCTCTGGATAGGCTGCAAGCCCTGTCCCCCTATTCTGTGGCCAGCCCTCAGCCCTGTGAGATGCAGAGGACCTATTTCCCCATGAATATTGAGAACGAGCCCATGTCAGATCAGGACTCTCTGCCCATCAGCCAAGGCATCAAAGAGACCTTCATCTCCAGTGAGGAACCGTTTGTGGTTCAGTCCTGTGTTCAGAAAAGGAacatcttcaaagaagacttcCACAATCTCATGACTGTATCCCCCAGTTTGGTTGGTACAACTAACAAAGCAGAAGAGGATCATGGGGAGCCCCAGAGTCAGAAGGAGCTCCACAAGCCACCCTTCTTCAACCACAGCTTTGAGATGCCTTACCACAGCCAATACCTGAATCCGGTGTATTCCCCCATCCCTGACAAAAGGCGGGCGAAGCATGAAAGCTTAGATGACCTTCAAGCCTCTACCTATTTTGGACCCACTCCAGTGATGGGAACACAAGATACCAGGCGCTGTCCAGGGAGGTCCAGTAAACAGACTCCATGGCCCGCCAAAAGCTGGAGCCTAAACACGGAGGAAGTGCCTGATTTCGAACGCTCCTTTTTCAATAGAAATCCCTCGGAAGAGAAGCTACGCTATCCAAATTCTGGCAGCCAGACTCCCAATTTCTCAGGCCCAGACAGGCATTCAGTTTACTTGGTGCCAAAGGATCAACAGAAGGTTCTCCCTGCTGGCTATGCAGTGAAACCAAATGGACTCAAATCGAAAGAGATCTCGTCCCCCGTTGACCTGGAGAAGCACGAAGCAGTCAAGAAGTTTAAAGACAAAAGCATCAGCTGCACCAGTGGGCAGCACAGCTCAGACACCAGTAGTGTGGGTACCCAGACAGAGCAGCATGTGCTGGATCCCCCCAAATGCAAAGATTTGTGTACTTCGGGTCAGGCCAAGTACAGTGACAGGCATGCCATGAAGCAGTCGGATGATGACTCAGAAATCGTCAGCGACGACATCAGTGACATTTTCCGGTTTCTNGATGACATGAGCATCAGCGGCTCCACAGGAGTGATACAGTCTTCCTGCTACAACAGCACCGGCTCCTTGTCTCAGCTTCATAAGTCAGACTGTGATAGTTCGCCAGAGCACCACCTCGCCAAAATCACCAATGGGGTCTCCAGCGGCAAGGGGGACAAGTGTAACCGGCCTGAAAACGTCCATCACTCCGAGGAAGAGTTGAAGAGCAGCGTGTGCAAACTGGTTCTCAGGATTGGTGAGATCGAGCGGAAGCTGGAATCGCTGTCTGGGGTCCGAGAGGAAATCTCCCAGGTCCTTGGGAAACTCAATAAACTGGATCAGAAAATACAGCAGCCAGAGAAAGTGAATGTGCAGATTGACCTGAACTCCTTGACGAGTGAGGCACCTTCTGATGACAGCGCATCTCCGAGGGTCTTCCGTGCACACAGTGGCTCCCACGGACCTAAGCTGGAGAACAGTCCTGACTGGTGCTGCTCAGATGCCAGTGGAAGTAACAGTGAAAGCCTGCGTGTCAAGGCCTTAAAGAAAAGCCTCTTTACCAGGCCATCTTCCAGGTCCCTGACTGAGGAGAACAGTGCCACAGAGTCTAAAATTGCCAGCATCTCGAACTCTCCCAGAGACTGGCGAACCATCACATACACCAACCGGATGAGCCTCAACGAGGAGGAGATAAAAGATGCAGGCCCAGCCAATAACAAAGATTGGCATCGGAAATCTAAGGAG GCAGACAGGCAGTATGANATCCCCCCACAGCACAGATTGACCAAGCAGCCCAAAGATGGCTTCCTGGTGGAGCAGGTGTTCAGTCCTCATCCTTACCCCACCTCCCTCAAGGGCCACATGAAGAGCAACCCCCTGTATACAGACATGCGGCTGACTGAGCTAGCTGAGGTGAAGCGGGGCCAGCCTTCTTGGACCATAGAGGAATATGCTCGGAACTCTGGTGACAAAGGCAAGCTGACAGCTCTGGACCTGCAG ACCCAAGAATCTTTAAACCCAAACAACTTAGAGTACTGGATGGAAGATATTTATACTCCAGGCTATGATTCATTACTAAAACGGAAAGAAGCTGAATTCAGACGAGCCAAGGTTTGCAAGATCGCTGCTCTTATCACTGCTGCTGCATGCACGGTCATTCTCGTCATTGTTGTGCCGATCTGCACGATGAAGTCCTGA